The Harpia harpyja isolate bHarHar1 chromosome 13, bHarHar1 primary haplotype, whole genome shotgun sequence genome contains a region encoding:
- the AP3M2 gene encoding AP-3 complex subunit mu-2 yields the protein MIHSLFLINASGDIFLEKHWKSVVSRSVCDYFFEAQERASEAENVPPVIPTPHHYLLSVYRHKIFFVAVIQSEVPPLFVIEFLHRVVDTFQDYFGVCSELMIKDNVVVVYEVLEEMLDNGFPLATESNILKELIKPPTILRTVVNTITGSTNVGDQLPTGQLSVVPWRRTGVKYTNNEAYFDVIEEIDAIIDKSGSTITAEIQGVIDACVKLTGMPDLTLSFMNPRLLDDVSFHPCVRFKRWESERILSFIPPDGNFRLLSYHVSAQNLVAIPVYVKHNISFRDSSSLGRFEITVGPKQTMGKTVEGVMVTSQMPKGVLNMTLTPSQGTHIFDPVTKLLSWDVGKINPQKLPSLKGSVSLQAGASKPDENPTINLQFKIQQLAISGLKVNRLDMYGEKYKPFKGIKYMTKAGKFQVRT from the exons ATGATCCACAGCCTGTTCCTGATCAACGCCTCGGGGGACATCTTCCTGGAGAAGCACTGGAAGAGCGTCGTCAGCCGCTCCGTCTGTGACTACTTCTTCGAGGCGCAGGAGAGGGCCTCGGAGGCGGAGAACGTGCCGCCGGTGATCCCCACGCCGCACCACTACCTCCTCAGCGTCTACCGCCACAAGATTTTCTTCGTGGCCGTCATCCAGAGCGAGGTGCCGCCTCTCTTCGTCATCGAGTTCCTGCACCGCGTCGTTGATACGTTCCAG GATTATTTTGGTGTCTGTTCAGAGCTGATGATCAAGGACAATGTTGTGGTGGTTTATGAGgtgctggaggagatgctggacaATGGCTTTCCATTGGCAACAGAGTCCAATATTCTTAAGGAACTCATAAAACCTCCCACTATCCTGCGAACAGTTGTCAACACCATCACAG GAAGCACTAATGTGGGTGACCAGCTTCCTACTGGACAGCTATCAGTGGTGCCTTGGAGACGTACTGGTGTAAAATATACCAACAATGAGGCGTATTTTGATGTGATTGAGGAGATAGATGCAATCATTGACAAATCGG GTTCCACGATTACTGCTGAAATCCAGGGGGTGATTGATGCTTGTGTCAAGCTGACTGGGATGCCAGACCTTACCCTCTCCTTTATG aaccCTCGGTTATTGGATGATGTCAGCTTTCATCCATGTGTGCGTTTTAAGCGCTGGGAGTCAGAGAGAATACTCTCCTTCATTCCACCTGATGGAAATTTTCGCTTGCTCTCCTACCATGTCAGTGCTCAGAA TCTTGTGGCAATTCCTGTCTACGTTAAACACAACATCAGTTTCCGTGATAGCAGCTCACTGGGACGTTTTGAGATCACAGTGGGGCCGAAGCAGACTATGGGGAAGACTGTAGAGGGAGTGATGGTCACTAGCCAGATGCCAAAAGGTGTCTTAAATATGACCCTCACACCCTCTCAGGGAACACATATCTTCGATCCAGTTACAAAG TTGTTGTCATGGGATGTGGGGAAAATAAACCCCCAGAAGCTGCCAAGCCTGAAGGGGAGCGTGAGCCTGCAAGCTGGGGCATCAAAACCAGATGAAAACCCCACCATTAACCTGCAGTTTAAAATTCAGCAGCTGGCTATATCTG GACTGAAGGTGAATCGCTTGGACATGTATGGGGAGAAGTACAAGCCCTTCAAGGGGATAAAATACATGACTAAGGCTGGCAAGTTCCAAGTCCGAACCTAG
- the PLAT gene encoding tissue-type plasminogen activator isoform X2 has translation MWKTLRVESKLPCLLLLVGAIMTAQCQGLRMRFKRGARSRAICTENSSGQIYQHRETWLRLSGSRIEYCRCDSGRSRCHTVPVRACTRNKCYNGGQCSQAYYSPQLFICQCHQGFSGKQCEIDTEVKCYKDAGVTYRGTWSMTESGTECLNWNSNALMDRTYSGRREDAAELGLGNHNYCRNPDNDSKPWCHVLKGNQLTWEYCNVPTCSTCGLRQRRVHQYRIKGGSYTDIAAHPWQAAIFVKYRRAPGEHFLCGGILISSCWVLSAAHCFEEGFSTNQLKIVLGRTSRTTPEENEQKFQVKNYIVHQRFDSENFNNDIALLQLNSDAEDCAIETDTVRAACLPTPELQLPDWTECEISGYGRNEEFSPFYSEHLKEGHVRLFPASRCTTQHLDNRTVTDNMLCAGDTRHLDDACKGDSGGPLVCMKDDRMYLIGIISWGIGCGRKDIPGVYTNVNRYLDWIQDNMKP, from the exons ATGTGGAAAACACTCAGAGTGGAAAGCAAACTCCCATGTCTCCTCCTGCTGGTGGGAGCAATCATGACTGCTCAATGCCAG GGCTTACGCATGCGTTTCAAACGGGGAGCCAGATCTAGAG CCATTTGCACAGAGAATTCATCTGGACAAATTTACCAGCACAGGGAGACCTGGCTGAGGCTCTCAGGGAGCAGAATAGAATACTGTAGGTGCGACAGTGGTCGGAGTCGCTGCCACACTGTGCCTGTCAGAG CCTGCACTAGAAATAAATGCTACAATGGGGGCCAGTGTTCACAGGCATATTATTCCCCACAACTCTTCATCTGCCAGTGCCACCAAGGTTTCTCTGGGAAGCAGTGTGAAATAG ACACTGAAGTTAAGTGCTACAAAGATGCTGGGGTAACATACAGGGGTACATGGAGCATGACAGAGAGCGGAACTGAATGTTTAAATTGGAATAGCAATGCCTTGATGGACCGGACGTACAGCGGCCGAAGAGAGGACGCTGCCGAGCTGGGATTGGGCAATCACAACTATTGCAG GAATCCTGACAATGACAGCAAGCCCTGGTGCCATGTACTGAAAGGAAATCAGCTTACATGGGAGTACTGCAATGTGCCTACTTGCT CCACCTGTGGCTTACGGCAGCGCAGAGTACACCAGTACAGGATTAAAGGTGGCTCCTACACAGACATTGCAGCTCACCCGTGGCAAGCTGCCATCTTTGTGAAGTATCGCCGAGCTCCTGGAGAACACTTCCTCTGTGGAGGAATTCTGATCAGTTCCTGCTGGGTTTTGTCAGCTGCTCACTGTTTTGAGGAAGG CTTTAGTACAAATCAGCTGAAGATTGTGCTGGGTAGGACTTCCCGAACAACACCCGAAGAAAATGAACAGAAGTTTCAAGTGAAGAACTACATTGTGCATCAGAGATTTGACTCAGAGAATTTCAACAATGATATTG cTCTGTTGCAGTTGAACTCGGATGCAGAAGACTGTGCTATTGAAACAGACACTGTCCGTGCTGCCTGCCTCCCAACACCAGAACTGCAGCTGCCTGACTGGACTGAATGCGAGATCTCTGGTTATGGCAGAAATGAAGAAT tttctccatTCTATTCAGAGCACCTGAAGGAAGGCCACGTCAGACTGTTTCCAGCCAGTCGGTGCACAACACAGCATCTAGACAACCGGACAGTTACAGACAATATGTTATGTGCAGGAGACACAAGGCACCTTGATGATGCCTGCAAG GGTGACTCTGGAGGGCCTCTGGTCTGTATGAAGGATGATCGTATGTATCTAATTGGAATCATCAGCTGGGGAATAGGCTGTGGCCGCAAAGACATACCTGGCGTTTACACAAATGTGAATCGTTATCTTGACTGGATTCAGGACAACATGAAaccttga
- the PLAT gene encoding tissue-type plasminogen activator isoform X1 — MWKTLRVESKLPCLLLLVGAIMTAQCQGLRMRFKRGARSRAICTENSSGQIYQHRETWLRLSGSRIEYCRCDSGRSRCHTVPVRACTRNKCYNGGQCSQAYYSPQLFICQCHQGFSGKQCEIDTEVKCYKDAGVTYRGTWSMTESGTECLNWNSNALMDRTYSGRREDAAELGLGNHNYCRNPDEDSRPWCYIYKGGKYIWEHCSVPSCSKVGNINCKSGRGTDYRGSHSVTSSGATCLRWNSRILVNKIYTAWRRDAYQLGLGSHNFCRNPDNDSKPWCHVLKGNQLTWEYCNVPTCSTCGLRQRRVHQYRIKGGSYTDIAAHPWQAAIFVKYRRAPGEHFLCGGILISSCWVLSAAHCFEEGFSTNQLKIVLGRTSRTTPEENEQKFQVKNYIVHQRFDSENFNNDIALLQLNSDAEDCAIETDTVRAACLPTPELQLPDWTECEISGYGRNEEFSPFYSEHLKEGHVRLFPASRCTTQHLDNRTVTDNMLCAGDTRHLDDACKGDSGGPLVCMKDDRMYLIGIISWGIGCGRKDIPGVYTNVNRYLDWIQDNMKP, encoded by the exons ATGTGGAAAACACTCAGAGTGGAAAGCAAACTCCCATGTCTCCTCCTGCTGGTGGGAGCAATCATGACTGCTCAATGCCAG GGCTTACGCATGCGTTTCAAACGGGGAGCCAGATCTAGAG CCATTTGCACAGAGAATTCATCTGGACAAATTTACCAGCACAGGGAGACCTGGCTGAGGCTCTCAGGGAGCAGAATAGAATACTGTAGGTGCGACAGTGGTCGGAGTCGCTGCCACACTGTGCCTGTCAGAG CCTGCACTAGAAATAAATGCTACAATGGGGGCCAGTGTTCACAGGCATATTATTCCCCACAACTCTTCATCTGCCAGTGCCACCAAGGTTTCTCTGGGAAGCAGTGTGAAATAG ACACTGAAGTTAAGTGCTACAAAGATGCTGGGGTAACATACAGGGGTACATGGAGCATGACAGAGAGCGGAACTGAATGTTTAAATTGGAATAGCAATGCCTTGATGGACCGGACGTACAGCGGCCGAAGAGAGGACGCTGCCGAGCTGGGATTGGGCAATCACAACTATTGCAG AAACCCAGATGAGGATTCCAGACCTTGGTGCTATATCTATAAAGGGGGAAAGTACATCTGGGAACACTGCAGTGTGCCCTCCTGTTCAAAAG TTGGGAACATCAACTGCAAATCTGGAAGAGGCACAGATTACCGAGGCAGCCACAGTGTTACTAGTTCTGGAGCTACCTGTTTGAGGTGGAATTCTCGAATCCTTGTCAACAAGATATATACTGCTTGGAGAAGAGATGCTTACCAGCTGGGCCTTGGTAGTCACAATTTCTGCCG GAATCCTGACAATGACAGCAAGCCCTGGTGCCATGTACTGAAAGGAAATCAGCTTACATGGGAGTACTGCAATGTGCCTACTTGCT CCACCTGTGGCTTACGGCAGCGCAGAGTACACCAGTACAGGATTAAAGGTGGCTCCTACACAGACATTGCAGCTCACCCGTGGCAAGCTGCCATCTTTGTGAAGTATCGCCGAGCTCCTGGAGAACACTTCCTCTGTGGAGGAATTCTGATCAGTTCCTGCTGGGTTTTGTCAGCTGCTCACTGTTTTGAGGAAGG CTTTAGTACAAATCAGCTGAAGATTGTGCTGGGTAGGACTTCCCGAACAACACCCGAAGAAAATGAACAGAAGTTTCAAGTGAAGAACTACATTGTGCATCAGAGATTTGACTCAGAGAATTTCAACAATGATATTG cTCTGTTGCAGTTGAACTCGGATGCAGAAGACTGTGCTATTGAAACAGACACTGTCCGTGCTGCCTGCCTCCCAACACCAGAACTGCAGCTGCCTGACTGGACTGAATGCGAGATCTCTGGTTATGGCAGAAATGAAGAAT tttctccatTCTATTCAGAGCACCTGAAGGAAGGCCACGTCAGACTGTTTCCAGCCAGTCGGTGCACAACACAGCATCTAGACAACCGGACAGTTACAGACAATATGTTATGTGCAGGAGACACAAGGCACCTTGATGATGCCTGCAAG GGTGACTCTGGAGGGCCTCTGGTCTGTATGAAGGATGATCGTATGTATCTAATTGGAATCATCAGCTGGGGAATAGGCTGTGGCCGCAAAGACATACCTGGCGTTTACACAAATGTGAATCGTTATCTTGACTGGATTCAGGACAACATGAAaccttga